A single window of Nicotiana tomentosiformis chromosome 1, ASM39032v3, whole genome shotgun sequence DNA harbors:
- the LOC104095918 gene encoding uncharacterized protein At5g48480: protein MAEEVQNGGAENGAAKDVTVTFTAMKPQLIVEAPKAGDAVQFYKAAFGAEEVNRVNHPKRKAEQELPLILSAELKLGSTTFLVSDSDLTDDSSAPVKTASGCVFCLETEDVEGAVAKAVTAGAVSEGEIAEGDGACCGGRVGKLKDPYGNLWLICSPSKKCE, encoded by the exons ATGGCGGAAGAGGTTCAGAATGGAGGTGCCGAGAACGGAGCAGCAAAGGATGTGACTGTCACCTTCACGGCGATGAAGCCTCAGCTGATTGTGGAGGCACCTAAGGCTGGAGATGCCGTACAGTTCTACAAGGCTGCGTTTGGTGCTGAGGAAGTGAACCGTGTGAATCATCCAAAAAGGAAGGCCGAGCAGGAGCTTCCTCTCATCCTCTCTGCTGAACTCAAACTCGGTTCCACTACTTTCCTTGTTTCCGATTCCGACCTCACTGATGACTCTTCTGCTCC TGTCAAGACTGCAAGTGGATGCGTTTTTTGCTTGGAGACAGAGGATGTGGAAGGTGCTGTGGCCAAGGCCGTGACTGCCGGTGCTGTCTCTGAGGGTGAAATAGCCGAGGGTGATGGGGCTTGTTGCGGTGGACGCGTCGGCAAGCTGAAGGACCCCTACGGCAACCTCTGGCTCATCTGCTCTCCCAGCAAGAAGTGCGAGTGA